A segment of the Lycium ferocissimum isolate CSIRO_LF1 chromosome 5, AGI_CSIRO_Lferr_CH_V1, whole genome shotgun sequence genome:
AAAATGTGACGAGGGATCGCCTGATGAGGAAGCTACGCAGTGAACCTGATAACTAATGTTTAAGGACATCATCCATCTCATTTCGATCTTCTATGCTTGTAGCTATTATTACAAATGTCAACTCATGTTCTATAGTTTCTATCAAGAACTGGAAAGAGAATCTTGTGGTGTCATGCTTCTAGTTTTTCTTAGAAATGTGgggttattgatatatgttttACTTTTACTAAGAAAATCATAGAGAATGTTATCCCTATAGGTTATGTGTTGAAATGACCCTTAATTAGAGTTTTtgaccccccaaaaaaataaaaaaattcatagtGCTCATCAAATCTTGAACTCCCACACCCTACAACTTGCACCACCTCTCTTTTGATTGTGAGTAGTAAAAGTAATTTTGGTATTTTACATAATATTTAGCATATTTGTCAaaactttttatttctttcttgaacttcccgtccataaataatattgCCATGTAAAATGATAATATAAGCCACCTtttgaatagtgctcaattgtGTTTAAGCATTTCTCAAGTATGGAGACTATCAAATTCCTAATTTTAAATAAGGATCTTAATTCCTATTGCAtaatttttcaatatttaaagAAAAGCAGACACATCTGAATATCCTTTATTTTCAAGAACCGACCCCACCATTATGTTTttcatttaataaaataaaatcaaaccaCTGATTGCTTTCTAGAAATGAGTtgactttctttctctttcctaGTTGAAAGTCCTTGTATGTTTCTGAATTCATGTCTCatggtgaaaatgatggacCAAGCGTGTGGACCAacttagccaaaaaaataacTAGTGGACATTAAGCCATATCTAAAATCCATTTTGTTAGTGTTAAAAAATAGATATATTTTGCCCATGTCATAGATAAGTAGAAAACTAGAGCACTTACTTTTTTGATTTCCATCCTATCCGGTACCATATTGAACTCAAACTAAATTTGGGTTACCACCGATAAATAGGGGTATCAATGGATCTTTAAAAATCGACTGAACTAAATCGTACTGAATCGATTatcaaatctttttaaaataaaagtatAGGTGTAATATAAATCTATAACCGCACCGCATAATTAAGGTAGGttcttaattttataaaaataaatcaaaaaaaaaaaaatcatactgaattatttttaactattttatatAGTAAGCCTAAATATAACCAAACATTATTGTTTTTCCTTCGGCCTTAGACAACGCCTACAAGCCAACAGATAATTATTCGGTCCATATTTAGGGTAAAATGCTCCCTAAAATAGGCTTGTTTATTCAAGATTCAAACTCGAGACGTCTAATTACCACCCGCCACAACCCTGGTTGCTTTGAGCACTTATTATATTACATGTTGACTTTAAAGACTTTGATACAATAAAAGGGGAAACTTTTAAAGAACTGTTAGAAATTTTAGCTGAAAGTAATAATGGATTCCTCTGTTGAGCAGCAAAAAGTTTctgtgaagaagatgactaaaCAGTTAACAGGAAAAAGAGGAGACACACAAATCCATTCAGTTGTAAGAAGTGGGAATCTTGAATTGGCTTTAGAGATCATTAATGGATgtgatgaaggagaattggttGAATTGTTGTCTAAACAGAACCAATCTAGTGAAACTGCTCTTTATGTTGCTGCTGAATCTGGTCATTTGGTTTTAGTGAAAGAGTTGATCAAGTATTATGATATTGGTTCAGCTGGTATAAAGGCTAGAAATGGATATGATGCATTTCATGTTGCTGCTAAACAGGGTGATTTTGGTAAGTATTTTATCTTAGTGGTTTCTTATTATCCTTTGCTGACTCCAATTTATTTGGAATTGAGGTATAGcaatagttgttgttgttgttgttatggtttgCCATTATCCTGACATCTATGAACTTATGAAATTTCGCATAACCACCCAACAGTGTGGCCTAACGGTCGATGAAATAAGTGAAAACCGTGGAAAACCATGGTCCAAATCCTTATAGAGTAAAAAATATGCTAAGTTTTCTTCCATCTATTTAAGTCTTTGTGAGTGCCGGTAGAACAATATTTATCTTAGCTGTTTTTCCATATGCTGTCATCTATGAACTTGTGAAATTTCTTATATTGACTGAAAAAGCATAGGAGCTCCCCCAGTCCCTCTCTATTGTAcgaaatattttaattttacctTCCGTTATACTTTGTGGTAATTCGTTCCCTTGCCGGTTAACCAAATCATCTCGTATATGGTCTTGATTTTAACGGATCAATGTGGACTTGGTGGATTACACGTGTCAAGATACTCTGAGaatccaaatttacccttctgCTTTTGACTTTGACCTCAAAATTACCACCCACTATAATTTGGGTTGGGGCTTTGTTAAGTTCAAGTCAAATATAAGATGAGTTGCTAACAACAAGGGTATGAATTAAGATATTTCGTATAGTGGAGAGATatttttgcccctttttctgTTTAAAATTAGATTTTCCTTTTATCCTTAGCTGTGATTCTATTTCAACCAGTAATGAAGTTTTGATCAAGATACTAAAAGGTTGGATTTTTTTGGTGGCAGAAATGGTGAAGGTACTATTGGAGGCATTTCCTCAGCTATCAGTTACATTTGACCAGTCAAATTCCACAGCACTGCACACTGCTTCTGCACAAGGCCATATTGAAGTTGTCAATTTCCTGTTGGAGACTAATAGCAGTTTAGCCACAATACCGAAGAACAATGGCAAAACGGCGCTTCATGCTTCAGCAAGAAATGGGCATGTTGCAGTTGTGAAGGCGCTTTTAAGCAAAGAAGAAGGGATTCTAAATTGGAGAGATAAAAAGGGACAGACTGCTCTTCATATGGCTGTCAAAGGCCAAAGTGTTGATGTGGTTAATGAGCTTATTCAATCAGATTCTACTTTGGCTACAATTATTGATGGAAAGGGTAATACTGCCTTGCATATTGCAACGCGAAAAGGCCGCATAGAGGTAATTTCTAATCTGTATGCTATAATCGCGTTTCATTTTATATGGAGGTGTTTGACTGACATGGAATttaagaaccaaaaaaaaaaaaaaaaaaaactcttgtTGCATAAGCCAAACATGTATAGCACAAAAATAATCATATGTTTTCTCTGTCAGGCTTTCCTAAGCTAATTTTCTGTTATACTTGCCATAGAGTCCATTATTTACACGATTTCTTTTATGTTCAGATTAGAACATTATAATCTTCTTTTAAAAGCTCAACATAGAtgatttagagcccgtttggattggcttataagttggctataagctgttttcagcttttttgagtgtttggctggtcagcttaaagtcattttgtgcttaaaataagcccaaaaaattaattgggttttgttttaacttatctaaagcaaattatgttctaaaataaattataagccaaaaaaaataagttggactacaccaacttatttttttttttttacttataagctgtttccagcttataagctgctttttttaagcccatccaaacaagctcttAATCTGTACGGCCGTCTTAGTCTCTCTTACAGAGAAAGAAGAACTTCCTGGTGCTTGTATAATGTTATCGTCTTTCTTTCATGCCCATAAATGAATGTTAGAACTCTAATGAACGCCGTACACATCTCTCATCAGTATCACCAGAAGCAGACATAATTAGTTAATGTGGAAATTAAGAGTTGATAATAATATAGGCTTATTTTTTGTGCTGATATGCCACCAATCTGCAACACTATGTTTTATTCCTACCATTATCAATTAGCAGCATTTTATGACTCGAAAGAATGTCTCAGTTTGGCATCTGGCTTGCTTTTAGAACCTCAAATACTAAAGAATTAAACGGCATCTGGATATATGAGAGAGAGATGACTTGATGTAGTGGTTGAACACTTGAAATTCAATAAAATATGTTGGTGTGCCTAAAATTTACAACACAAGCTTCTCCATATTCCGCACGCAAATTTTGATTGGTTACGCATATTTTTGGTTGTGCACACATTTGGTTGACCATGTACCTTTACCAAGTATTAGTCAGGTCTACTGACAGTGTCAAGAATTTTTTATACCTTCAGTTAAAGTCCTTGTTAAGAAACTTCAAGTGTACCTAATAGAAGCAATCTTTTAAAGGTAAATAAAAATCCTCAAAGATGGTTTAATTCTTCGGCTAAGTACTATCCATATAATTTGATGCAGATCGTTCAAGCATTGGTGAAGGACAAAAGAATGAAGTGGGATGCGATTAATAAATCTGGTGAGACAGCTCTTGACACTGCTGAGAAAGCACGAAATTCAGAGATAGCAACAATTCTAAAAGAACATGGTGTCCTGACTGCAAAGGACATGAAACTAGCATTACCAACACGTTCAGCCAAAGAACTGAAACAAAGTGTTAGTGACATAAAACACGATGTTCACTACCAGCTCGAGCACACTTTCCAAACACAAAAAAGAGTGAAAAACATAGCGAAGCGCCTCAACAAAATGCACTCGGAAGGGCTCAACAACGCAATAAGTTCCACCACGGTCGTCGCCGTTCTTATTGCCACCGTTGCTTTTGCTGCCATATTTAATCTACCAGGTCAATATACCGACAACCCTAAGAATATACCTCCCGGATACTCATTAGGAGAAGGAAGGATTGCTCCTCAACCGCCTTTCGTGATTTTCTTCATATTCGACTCTCTTGCACTCTTCATATCATTAGCTGTCGTGGTGGTTCAAACATCAATTGTGGTCGTTGAAAGACGAGCCAAAAAGCAAATGATGTCAATTATCAACAAGCTAATGTGGATGGCTTGTGTATTCGTGTCCGTAGCGTATCTTGCATTGTCTTATATAGTTGTAGGTAAAGAAGAGAGATGGATGGCAAGTGCAGTAGCTTCTATGGGAACTTTTATAATGGTCGCAACGCTAGGGACACTGTGTTATTGGGTAGTTATGCATCGGATTGAGTCTTCGAATTTGAGAAGTCAACGGAAATCCGCTCGGAGTAGCAAATCGTTGTCACGGTCCATATCGGTCATGTCAGAATTAGAGATCCCTGAAGACGAGTATAAGAAACTATATGCTATATAGTTCTTCTATGCCTTGTATCTAGCTGTTAGCCAATGTATATTCTTGTGTTATTATAATTTTTGATCCTTACACTTCAAGCTTCAATGCAGTTGCTCTAGTTTTTTGTGGTATATGAGCAAGATAATGGGAAGCGTAGGATTTTTAGCATTATGCTTCTTGGATTTATGAGCATTTTACATTTGTCATTTTACATTTGTAGTGCTGGTCCAAGTGAAAAACAGTGTAGTATATAAGCAAGATAAGTGAACTGTAGAATGCTCTACTAGAATTTTGAGCAATCTTAACTATGTACAGATCATCGGTTTCCAACTTTGTAATGTTGGAAAACTTACGGTGGTCATGAACCTTGCAGTAAATTTTCGAACAATCTCATAGCTTGAGGTATCAATTAAGGCAATTAATGCCAAGGATATTTCACCCAAAAGATATACGTGTATTCctcaggattcaacaagctcttctagtacaaaattaggagccagaatctaacaaagatttaagTAATATTATAAAAcccagcaaaaaaaaaaaaaaaaaatagaaagaagaaaatatgcTGATGTATTCTCACTTTTTCTATCTCACAAAGAGAAGAACTTAAGAATGCGTATATCGACTATGATTCATGCAATATTGACATCTAATTTGATAGCCCAAGAAAACGGGTACTGCCATCTCTTTATTTCATCGCACGTAACGTTTTATCATAATGGTATAGACATTCAATTGCACTAATTAAGGGAGGAATATGAATGAAGATTGGCCAACAATAAAACTGATAACGGTTTTTGCTTTAAACCTTATTATAATGACTAATTAAGGGGCTGGTCataaattgaataaataatcaGACCCATATTTGAATGATATAACTAGGATAAACTAAATATTAAGAGAATGAACATTATTTTGGTAAGAATGAATTTGGACACTTCCTTTTGAGATATTACATTCATTTTCTCAACAGTAACTCTGTTATATGCTTCGGTTTCCTCATGTTCATTCATTCACTTGACATATCTGTTACTCCATCCATTTCAATTTTACGTGACATGGTATGAATCACCACGGAGTTtcaaaaagaaatgaagacttttgaaactcgTGATCTAAAACATGCCATAACATTTGTACGactataaaacttttgaaacttatggctTTAAACATGGCGTAATATTTGTGCggttataaatttaattgtttcCAGATTTAGAaatgtgactttttttttttttaaacggacCAATTGTGTGTCACATAAActggaacagagggagtagtaattAACAAGCATCAAGAAAGCATACTGTGACACATAATTAAGTTTGATTCTTTCTGTCAACATGAAACTTAAAATCCTAATTCTAAATTTAACAGTAATGTTGTTTTCATTGGTTTTGAGtctcttgaaagttgtagattcATAGTGTTAAAAGTGCAATCTCTTGGAATCTTTGGCATCAACAATCATTTTGCCATATCTGGCATGAGAGTTTAGAGTTTTGACAGCAACTGACACTCAACTTTTAGTCTTCTTGGACACATTCTATCTGCTCCAATGTGCAATGTTTTCATCTTTTTAGGTGTAGGCCTAAAGCGATACATCTCTTGTACACATGGGCAGAGCTAGAAGCCAACGTACAAGTTTGGCCAAACCCATTGACTTTAGTTCAAACcttgtatttgtattaaaaacCTCACTAAAAAGtagtacaaaaattaaatttagaacTCAGTTACTAACAGTTGATGTCGCTATCCCGCAAAATTAGaaccataaacttcaaatcctagTTCTGCTTGTACACCATGTCCCTACCCTCTTACTTGTGTATTTGCAACTTTTATATTCAGGCATAGTTTAGAATAGCAAAGGGTACCGGATGTAGATCAGGACTTAGAATCAAATGGACAGAGTTCGTTTAAGATCTGTCTTCGGTCAAAGTGTGGATATAGTCCTCAAGTGAAGAATGACATGACAGTGGGGTATAGGAAGCGAATTGATCTGAACTCAACTCACGTACCAGTTGAATTGTTGAACGAACGAACCCTTGGAAGCTACATATATGGTGACATGCTCTGCGCAtggcttcttcttccttttttttttttttatttttttttttattttttttagggaAGTCTGTATAACTTCAAAAGAATCATAACATACATGGCATATTAGTGGAGATCTAGTAACGATATACTAAAATAGTTATAGCTTCATACTCTGCATACAATCTAGCTAGTTTCATGAGTTTCTTATTGGAAAAGCTAAATGCCATGCATTTTGATGGTTACTATTGCTTCCATTTGTTCGAAAAGCTTCCTCTATAATATTGTAATTTGATTCAAGGTATGTTGcttggactcttcaaaaatattgACGGGTAcgtgttggatcctccaaaagtagtgcatgtTCAATTTGGAGGATCTGACATGAGGTGACCACCTATTTTTGGTAAGTCCTAGAAATATAGGATTATAGTTGTTTAGGCAcatgaatttgttgatgctaaGATTAAAGACTTCATTAAGCTCCGAGGGCTTAGTTCAAGCAGCAAAGGTTGAGGGACTTGTGACATAGGTCACGGTTTGAGTCTGTGCCATGCGAACTAGGCCTGTTATTTAAGTGGAGAATCGTAGAGAGGCGAGCCCATCATTTACCCGAGTATTGAAAGCTAGCTGCAGTAGGTCATAAGGGTGGGCTCAACAATTGCAGTCTGTCCTAAGGGTTGGCCCGAGACGAATTTCTCgaccataaaataaaaaagattcaaGCCCGCCTCAAAAATGAATTCAGGCACATTTTCTTACATTtatgttcaagaaaattttgatttgagAGGAAATTGAAATGGGGATCAACTGAAAGAGCCAAAAGCTCCAAGACAAATTCCAAAAGCTATTGCCACATGGTCTGCAATCACAACCAATCTCTATATTTTGTCTCATATACTAACTTCTTTTCTCTTGTCTCCAGTTTTGGTGTACATTGCTTGGAGTTAGGAGCATGAgataaaatattgatatgaCATAAAATTTGTGACTGGCAAATCTCCACATCCAACTTCTAGTTTCCAAGATT
Coding sequences within it:
- the LOC132057202 gene encoding ankyrin repeat-containing protein At5g02620-like gives rise to the protein MDSSVEQQKVSVKKMTKQLTGKRGDTQIHSVVRSGNLELALEIINGCDEGELVELLSKQNQSSETALYVAAESGHLVLVKELIKYYDIGSAGIKARNGYDAFHVAAKQGDFEMVKVLLEAFPQLSVTFDQSNSTALHTASAQGHIEVVNFLLETNSSLATIPKNNGKTALHASARNGHVAVVKALLSKEEGILNWRDKKGQTALHMAVKGQSVDVVNELIQSDSTLATIIDGKGNTALHIATRKGRIEIVQALVKDKRMKWDAINKSGETALDTAEKARNSEIATILKEHGVLTAKDMKLALPTRSAKELKQSVSDIKHDVHYQLEHTFQTQKRVKNIAKRLNKMHSEGLNNAISSTTVVAVLIATVAFAAIFNLPGQYTDNPKNIPPGYSLGEGRIAPQPPFVIFFIFDSLALFISLAVVVVQTSIVVVERRAKKQMMSIINKLMWMACVFVSVAYLALSYIVVGKEERWMASAVASMGTFIMVATLGTLCYWVVMHRIESSNLRSQRKSARSSKSLSRSISVMSELEIPEDEYKKLYAI